The Burkholderia sp. NRF60-BP8 genomic sequence ATTTCCTCGACGTCGGCCGCGAGCTTCGTCATGTCGATGAAGATCACTTCGTCGTCGCCGTCGCCGCTGCCCGTGCGGTTGTCGCCGCTATGCACGACGCCCAGGCACTTCGACGACGGCATTCCGCGCTTCGGGAAATCGTCGCCCGGCTGGATGAAGGTTTCCTTGCGCTCCATCGTGCGCACTTCGCTGTTGTAGAACACGAAATGCTGATCCGAGATCAGTTTCGGATTGCTCTGCGCGTCGTACTTGCACAGGAACACCGACACGTCGAGATCGAAATCCGTGCCCGTGTCCGTCGCGTTCGCGTCCCAACCGAGACCGATGCGGAATTTCTGCGTGCCGGGCGCTTCCTTCGACAGGTTGACCCGACCGCCCTTCGACAAATTGATCATCTGAACCTCTTCTGCTGGAACCGCCGTTGCGCCGGCGGCGATGCCGGGCCGCCCGCGGCGGCCCCTCGTTGATGGTTATCGCGCCGCGTGATGCGTGCTCACTTGCCCGCCACCGCGGCGCGGTCTTCCTTGCGCTGCACGACGATCGACGACCATACGGCCGCGGCGATCATCGCCGCGCCGATCAGGCCCGTGACGACCTCGGGCACCTCGAATTTCACGCCCAGGAACATGATCGTCGCGAGCGCGCCGATCGCCCAGAACGCGCCGTGCTCGAGAAAGCGGTACTGCGCGAGCGTGCCCTTCTTCAGCAGCACGAGCGTCATCTCCCGGATGTAGGCCGCGCCGACGCCGAGGCCGAGCGCGATCAGGAAGATGTTGTTCGACAACGCGAACGCGCCGATCACGCCGTCGAAGCTGAACGACGAATCGAGCACTTCCAGATACATGAAACCCGCGACGCCTTCGCGCACCACGCGCGTGCCCGTGTCCTCGCCGCCGACCAGGTCGCCCACGCCGTGCGCGATCACGAAGCCAATCACGCCGAACGCGCCCGCGAGCAGGAAGCTCACCTGCTCGGCCGCCGGCACGTAGAACGACGCGACGATCACGATCGCGAGCGTCAGCGCCACCTCCAGCGCGGTGATGCGCCCGAGATGGCGCATCGGGCCTTCGAGGAAGCCGATCCAGTGCTCGTCCTTCTCGGTGTCGAGCATGAACTTGAAGAACACCATCAGCAGGAACGCGCCGCCGAACGCCGACACCTCGTGATGCGCGGACGTCAGCACCGCCGCGTACTTGTCCGGCGATTCGATCGCGAGCGTCAGCGCATCCCACAGGCCGATGTGGCCGATCACCGCGACGATCAGCAGCGGGAATACGAGCCGCATGCCGAACACCGCGACCGGCAGGCCGAACACCATGAAGCGGTTGCGCCACTTCTCCGACCAGTTCTTCAGCACCGATGCGTTGACGACCGCGTTGTCGAGCGACAGCGAAATTTCGAGCACGCACAGGACCGCGACGATCAGCATGTCCTTCACGCCGCCGAGGAGATAGGCCGCGATCAGCGCGAGCGCCGTGAGCGACAACGGGATCTTGAAGTCTTTCAACATGATGGGGTAATCGAGTTCGGAAAGATGGGCTGGCGGGGCGCGCTTACTTCGCGCGCACCCAGTCGCAGAATTCCTGCGTGATCAGTTGTTCGTAGATCTGTTCGTCGCTGAGGTCGAGCGATTCGAGATGCAGGAAGCCGACGTTCGGCATTTCCTCCGCGACTTCCGCGAGGAAGTCGAATTCGCTCGGATCGCCGACGCCGACGAGCGACCAGTACAGCGGAAAATGCTGCGATTCGGCCAGCAACTGGCGCACGCGCTTGCGGTCGTTCTTCGGGTTCTGCCCGTCGGTGACGAACAGCACCCATGCGGGCAGATGGCCGTTCACGGGCGCCGAAGCGGCCGGCGCGGACGTGTCGTCCGCCCCACCGAACAGCCGGCTCAGGAAGCCGCGCTTTTCCTCGCGCTTCGGCTCCGGCGCGCGGAAGAAGAAGTCGACGATGTCGTTCATCACCGGCGCGTACTGCGTGCCGCCCCACTTGTCGATCCGTGCGTTGAGCACATGATCGGAAATGTACGAGCCGTAGTTGTCCGGCGTCGCGGTCGGCAGGCGATCGTAGCCTTCGGTGAAGGTCCACGTGTCGACTTCGCCGTTGTCGTCGAATTTCAGTGCGATGCCGAGAATCCGGTCGTGCGTCTCCTGGATCACGCCCGACTGGTACAGCGGCTTCGCGGAGCCCGAAATGTCGAGCGCCGCGCCGACGCGCACGACGGGCGGCTTCAGGATCTGACGTTTTTCGAGGACGATCGCGACCTTCGCCGCGCGTTTCTCAAGCGTAATCATGCGATGTTCTCTCAGTTCTCTTAGTTGTGCTTCGGAGCGAATCGGGTGATCAGATCCTGTTCGAGCTGGCGCAGGCGCGGCGCGTCCTGCTCGCGCTGGCGTTTGCCGTCGGCGATGATCTGCGTGATGTCGTCGAACGCGCCGAACAGCTGCTGCTGCGCGTATTCGAACGTGTCGGTCGAGATCACCGGACGCTGGCCGAGCTTCGCGACTTCCTGCGCGTTCCGGCGATTCAGGTCGGCCTGCGCGCGGATCGCCTCGTCGGCCGCGTCGTACGTCGCGTTCGCGAGCGCCGCAGCGCGCTTCGTGCTGAGTTGCTCGAGATAGAGCGCGAACGCGTTGGTCCACGCGGGGATCAGCACGGTCTTGATCGTCATGAACTTCGACGTCAGCGTGCGTTTCTGGTCCTGCTCCATCCGGATCTGCGGCGCGAGCTGCTTCGACATCAGCATCGCGCGATCGAGGTCGTCGAGCTTGCTTTCGAGTGCATCGACCTTGCGCTTCACGTCGAGCAGGCGCTGCGCGGCGAATGCATCGTCGGCCGGCTGCTGGCCGGCCGCGAGATGCGCGCGCAGCGTCGCGAGCGCCGTTTCGCCGTGCGCCTTCGACTGCGCGAGCTCCTGATGCAGCGCGTAATTGTCGTTGTACATCCGCTCGAGCTCGTCGATGCCGGCCTTCTGGCGCTGCGCATGGTTTTCGAGCTCGACGACGAGCGTGTCCATCCGCTTGCTCACCGATTCGTATTGCGACAGCAGCTTCTCCTTGGTCGAGCGAAACAGCCGCGTGACCTGCGTGAGCAGCCCGCCCTTGTCGGCGCCGCGCGGGTCGAGCCCCTTCGCGGTCGCGATCAGCTCGTTGAGCTTGTCGCCGAACTGGTCGGCGTCCGATGCCCGGACGCTCGCGAGAATCTGCTGGGAGAAGGCGGCGATGCGCGTGCCCTGCGTCGCGCCGAGCTGATCGATCTCGTCGACGGTGATCAGGCGCGCATGTTCCGTCGGCGACGCTGCCGGCACAACGACGTGGGCGACGGCTGCCGGCACGGCGACGGGTGACGAAGACGAGGTGGACGGACGATCGCTGACCGCATCGGATTTGTTGTCGTCGAATAGCGGCTTCATGTGGCTACCACGTTTCCTTTTCTGCTTTTTGCTACGTGTTGTCGTGCGCGCGAGGCGCGCTTGCGCGATTGCCGTCGTGCTCTCTCACGGGCGGCAGACGGACAATAAGGGGCGACGGGGTGGCGCGTCAAGCCGGGAAATTCTTTCAATTTCCATGCGATATGTAAGACATACGATAGGAATTCCGACACGGCCTCCGGCACGTCAGGGCCCGTGCCTTGACGGAGCGCGAATCAGGATTTCCTCGTGCATATTGGCAAAGAGAAGTGGAAAGTATTTTGAAAGAATAGGCTTCTCGCCATTCCGCTGATTGTTACAGATTGCTTAACGCGGGTGTCGCGTCCTAGTACGAGTAGCCTTGCGACGTCGGGCGCGCGTCGTGACGGCGGCCCCACCACGGCAAGTACGCGTTGTTCTCTCCGCGTGCGCGGAACCAGTCCTTGTCGGGATCGATCGGCGTCAGCTTCGATGGCGCGACGACGACCACGGCCGTCGGATGCTCAGCGTCGGTCGTGCCCGCCACGAGCACGTTTCCGCCGAGATGATTTGCGCGGCCGATCGCGAGCGCCACATCGGTCAACGCCGCGCCGGCCCCCATGTCGCCGAGCAGTGCCGACGTGTTGAAGGTCGCGCCGCGGAGGTCGCTTTCCGGCACGGCTTCCGCGAACCCTTGCAAAAGGGACGCGGCCCTTGCCGACGCGGCGGCGCTGCCCTTGCCTGCGTCGTGGATAACGTAGTTCAGCGACGAGACTGTAACGCCCGCATTGGCTGCGGCTGCGTCGATCGTCGACTTCCATGCCGGCACCGCGCGGCTGCCGCCCTGCTTCGCGTCGAGATCCTTGACGCCGCCTTGCGCCGCCTTGCCGATCCATGCCAGCGGTTCGCGCTCGGTCTTCAGATCCGGGCCGGCGAGGAACAGCACCACCATGTTCTCGTTGATCTGTTCGTCGTGCGGGGGAAAACTGGGTGCGTCCCAGTTCATCACCCACACGCTTTTGTCGGGATGCGATGCAAGATAGTCCAGCGCCGCGTTCAGCGACGTGAAGCCAGCATTGCCGTGGCCCGGCGTCACGTGCACGTCGGGCGGCGTATCGCGGGTCCATAGATTTTTTGCGGAGGGGTTGCCGATTTCGAAAATGTTGACGGCACGATCCCGCAGATATGCTGCTGCCGGTTCAGAGGCCAGCCTATCACCTGGAATAGCCAACTCGACTCGCATGCCAGCCAGTTCCCTCCATTTCCGCCGTGAACTCGCGCTGACGGTATAGAAGTAATCCTCGTTCGTAAAATATCGCAAACGAAAGAGAAGCAGAAGTTTGTCGACGTACTTTTCATAGAACCCAGAAAACGTCTCACTTCCCCAGTTACCGTCCGCGACGATGGAAACCGCCTGCAAGGTCGAGTATTTTTTGGGGTTTGTGCGCACCATATCGTCGTTGGCATTCGGCTTCACCAACCCGAGCGTCCACAGCAATTGCCACTCGGTCGGATAGTCACGACGCTGCAGCGGATTGAGCCATGCAAGCCCGACAACTTGAGCAACAAACGGCGCGGCAGACGCACCTTCGACGGATCGCGTCGATGCAGCGCGCGTCTCGACCCGCAATGGCGAGCACGACAAGAGCGTCGCCATCACGATCGAGACGCACCCGATACGTCTGGCAAGAGTGAAACAGTGCATGAATACCCCGATCGAACCGGCCAACCCGCGCGCCGGTCCGCAAATTCATTCCCGTCCGGACGACGCTAGACTCGAAATCAGCGTCGCACCGCACGATGTCTTGTGACCATCGAATGCAGCCGGTTTCCCGTCGACGATGACCTTCGGATCGCCTTCGGCGATAAAGCAGGCCTGATGGCCCGCGATCGGGCAGACGCACGTGTCACCGAGCCGGGCGACCGGCCGCCCCATCACTTCGCTGACAGCACTGCCGGTCACGACCTGACCGCCGTGGCTCGTTGCGTCGCCGACTCGAATGATGCCGCGCATGCGCGTTCCTTATTCCGAATAGCCTTGCGATGCCGGACGTGCGTCGTGACGGCGCCCCCACCACGGCAAGTACGCGTTGTTCTCGCCGCGCGCGCGGAACCAGTCCTTGCCGGCGTCGATCGGCGTCAGCTTCGAAGGCGCGACGACGACCACTGCCGTCGGATGCTCCGTGTCGGTCGTTCCGGCCACGAGCACATTGCCACCGAGGTGATTCGCGCGGCCGATTGCCAGTGCCACATCGGTCAGCGCCGCACCGGCGCCCATGTCACCCAGTAGCGCCGATGTATTGAAGGTCTGCGTACGGAAATCGTATTCGGGCAGTACTTCCGTCAGCGTCTGCGACAGTGACGCAATGCGTGTCGATGCAGCATCGCTGCCCTTGCCCGCGTCGTGCACGATGTAATTCACCGACGACACCGGCACGCCTGCATTACTCGCGGCCGCATCGATCGCCGACTTCCATGCCTGCACCGCGCGGCTCGCGCCTTGCTTGGCCTCGAAATCCTTGACGTTGCTTCGAGCAGCCTTGCCGATCCAGGCCAGCGGCTCACGCTCGGTCTTCAGGTCGGGGCCGGCGAGGAACAGCACCACCATGTTCTCGTTGATCTGTTCGTCCTTCGGCGGGAAACTCGGTGCGTCCCAGTTCATCACCCACGCGCTTTTGTCCGGGTGGGCGGCCAGATAGTCCAGTGCCGCGTTCAGCGACGTGAAGCCGGCATTCCCCTGCCCCGATGTCACATGCACATCCGGCGGTGTGTCGTGGCTCCACAGGTCTTTTGCCGACGAATTTCCGATCTCGAACGTGCTGATTATTTGATCACGCAAATATGCCTTTGCCTTGATGGGATCGAGACGATCAGGAATTGCCAGTTCAACATGCACGCCAGCCAGCTCACGCCATCTACTTCTATCCCCAGGTTTTACGGTATAGAAATAGTTGGAATTGGTAAAATATCTAGTACGAAACAATACGAGCAACTCGTCGATATATTTCTCGTAAAATCCGCCAAATGATTCACGTCCCGAGCTGCCATCCGCGATGATTGAGATCGCTTGAACGGCAGAGTACTTTTTAGGATTGGTGCGCACCATATCGTCATTCTTGTTCGCAGAAGCCAGACCCAACGTCCATAATAACTGCCATTCCGCCGGATAATCCCGGCGTTGCAGAGGATTGAGCCATTCAAGGCCAACGACTTGCGCCACAAAAGGCTTCACCGAATCACTTTTAGATTCAGCGTCGCCCACGGTGCGTGGTGTCGCAGCCACGGCACTCGACGTCGCCAACATGGTCGAAAACACAAATACCAACACAGCCAACAATCCAGGAACCAGCACCATTCTCTTCATCAGATCTCCTGCACT encodes the following:
- a CDS encoding TerD family protein; its protein translation is MINLSKGGRVNLSKEAPGTQKFRIGLGWDANATDTGTDFDLDVSVFLCKYDAQSNPKLISDQHFVFYNSEVRTMERKETFIQPGDDFPKRGMPSSKCLGVVHSGDNRTGSGDGDDEVIFIDMTKLAADVEEISVVVTIDQAEARRQNFGQVRNSYIQIADEVSGAVIAKYALEEDFSMETSVQVGSFYRRDGHFMFKAVGAGYNRGLGDFVRAYGGAV
- a CDS encoding DUF475 domain-containing protein; translation: MLKDFKIPLSLTALALIAAYLLGGVKDMLIVAVLCVLEISLSLDNAVVNASVLKNWSEKWRNRFMVFGLPVAVFGMRLVFPLLIVAVIGHIGLWDALTLAIESPDKYAAVLTSAHHEVSAFGGAFLLMVFFKFMLDTEKDEHWIGFLEGPMRHLGRITALEVALTLAIVIVASFYVPAAEQVSFLLAGAFGVIGFVIAHGVGDLVGGEDTGTRVVREGVAGFMYLEVLDSSFSFDGVIGAFALSNNIFLIALGLGVGAAYIREMTLVLLKKGTLAQYRFLEHGAFWAIGALATIMFLGVKFEVPEVVTGLIGAAMIAAAVWSSIVVQRKEDRAAVAGK
- a CDS encoding VWA domain-containing protein — protein: MITLEKRAAKVAIVLEKRQILKPPVVRVGAALDISGSAKPLYQSGVIQETHDRILGIALKFDDNGEVDTWTFTEGYDRLPTATPDNYGSYISDHVLNARIDKWGGTQYAPVMNDIVDFFFRAPEPKREEKRGFLSRLFGGADDTSAPAASAPVNGHLPAWVLFVTDGQNPKNDRKRVRQLLAESQHFPLYWSLVGVGDPSEFDFLAEVAEEMPNVGFLHLESLDLSDEQIYEQLITQEFCDWVRAK
- a CDS encoding toxic anion resistance protein, whose product is MKPLFDDNKSDAVSDRPSTSSSSPVAVPAAVAHVVVPAASPTEHARLITVDEIDQLGATQGTRIAAFSQQILASVRASDADQFGDKLNELIATAKGLDPRGADKGGLLTQVTRLFRSTKEKLLSQYESVSKRMDTLVVELENHAQRQKAGIDELERMYNDNYALHQELAQSKAHGETALATLRAHLAAGQQPADDAFAAQRLLDVKRKVDALESKLDDLDRAMLMSKQLAPQIRMEQDQKRTLTSKFMTIKTVLIPAWTNAFALYLEQLSTKRAAALANATYDAADEAIRAQADLNRRNAQEVAKLGQRPVISTDTFEYAQQQLFGAFDDITQIIADGKRQREQDAPRLRQLEQDLITRFAPKHN
- a CDS encoding PAAR domain-containing protein; the encoded protein is MRGIIRVGDATSHGGQVVTGSAVSEVMGRPVARLGDTCVCPIAGHQACFIAEGDPKVIVDGKPAAFDGHKTSCGATLISSLASSGRE
- a CDS encoding virulence factor codes for the protein MKVIVATWQRRFGLAIFVMLLAAIALYATMTLPSSASAENSSAGDLMKRMVLVPGLLAVLVFVFSTMLATSSAVAATPRTVGDAESKSDSVKPFVAQVVGLEWLNPLQRRDYPAEWQLLWTLGLASANKNDDMVRTNPKKYSAVQAISIIADGSSGRESFGGFYEKYIDELLVLFRTRYFTNSNYFYTVKPGDRSRWRELAGVHVELAIPDRLDPIKAKAYLRDQIISTFEIGNSSAKDLWSHDTPPDVHVTSGQGNAGFTSLNAALDYLAAHPDKSAWVMNWDAPSFPPKDEQINENMVVLFLAGPDLKTEREPLAWIGKAARSNVKDFEAKQGASRAVQAWKSAIDAAASNAGVPVSSVNYIVHDAGKGSDAASTRIASLSQTLTEVLPEYDFRTQTFNTSALLGDMGAGAALTDVALAIGRANHLGGNVLVAGTTDTEHPTAVVVVAPSKLTPIDAGKDWFRARGENNAYLPWWGRRHDARPASQGYSE